The Paenibacillus dendritiformis region TCTTCAGCTCGTCCGGCACGATAACCGCGATGCGGGACAGCTTCAGCTTGACCGCTTCGCGCGCAGCTTCCGCGAGCATCAGGCGCACCTGCTTCGTCGCAAGCGCCTCGTCCTTGCGGCCGACCGCAATCAGGACGGGAGCCTTCTCTTGGCCTGTCGCCGCGACATACGTCTTGCAGCAGCCTGCCTCGAACAGCCCGGCCTTCACCGCTGCCTTGCAAGCCTCCGCTCCCGGGAACCCGGAAGCTTGCTCCAGCTCGGAGCGGGATCCAATGACGACGATGCCGTCCGCTTCAATGTCGCTTGCAGCCTTCGCTGCGGTCTGAATGGTTACTTTGTCCAGCCAAGCTACATTCGATAAGTTCACGTATGTATCATCCCTTTTACTTATAATGAAGTACCCATAGTATCAATACTATCATATCTTCGTTGATTCGGGCACGGCCACGGCCACTTTTCTGTCAAAAAATGTACCGCTGCCGCAGAGATCTGACTCGGGTGATTACGATGTGACCAAAGGAAGCTTGATGACGAATTCCGTCCATTCTTCCGCCTTGCTGTCTACGTCAATGATCCCTCCATGATTTTTAATAATGCGGTAACTGACCGACAATCCCAAGCCGGTGCCCTCCGCCTTCGTCGTGAAGAAGGGGTCGAATAAATGCTCGAGCGTCTTTTGCTCCATACCGATTCCGTTATCCCGTATCCGGATGGCGACATACCTGCCTTCCTTCTCCGATGTAATGCGAATCCGGCCCTGGCGCACTTCCTGCACGTGGCCGATCGCTTCAATCGCATTGCGGATAATATTCAAAATGACCTGCTTAATCTGCTTCACGTCAATCGACACGCAGTACATATCGCCGTGAAGATCCTCTTCCAGCTCGATTTCGCAGCCTTTCATCAACGCTTCGCTTTCGGTAAGGAGTACGACTTCGCGGAGCAGGGAGGAGATGGGAACTTCTGAGGTCATTGGGGCGGATGGTTTGGATGAATTCAGAAATTCAAAAATGATGTCATTCGCGCGGTCAATCTCCGCGAGAATGATTCGTGCATACTCTTCCTTGCCCAGATGCATCAGATGCGGGCGCAGCAGCTGGATGAATCCTCGAATCGACGTGAGCGGGTTCCGTATCTCGTGGGCGATGGCGGCCGCAATCTTGCCCAGTATCGCCAGCTTGTCGTTCTGGTACGCCGTCTGCTCAATCCGCTTGAAATCCGATACATCCTTAATGCTGAATAAAAAATCTCCGTCCATCTGATCCCCGTAAGTAACGGTAATTAAGTAATGCCTGTCATTCCGATCAGAGAATTCATGATAGCGCTTACGTGTCAAGATGGTATCTTTGTACAATCGCAATATTTTTTTACGCTTGTCCTGTTTGAGCAGAGGATGGAACAGTAATTCCCTCAGACTGCAGCCGATGAGCGCCTTGCGGGGAATATCGAGCAGCTTGGCGGCCTCCACATTGATAAACGAAAGAACGCCGCTGCTATCGAACAATACAATGCCGCTATCCATTTGCTGAAGCACACTTTCATATTTATTGCGCGCCATCTGGGTGGAGTACAATGCCTGTGCGGACCGAAACCAAGGTTCGCGAATCGGGTCTAGTACCAATGTGATCCCCTCCTTGCTTCCCTGTTCTGCCTTATTAGCCGTAATCCATTCCATGAAATACAGAAACGAACGATGCATCATTTTCATGGCCTCATCCGTCTCAACATGGGACAGCACGGTAAACATAGCTTCCTCGTGGAAGCTCCATACAATCTCCGGATTCAGCGGAGCGGCACGGGCAGTCTCGCGTGCAAGGTTCAACTCCCTTATTCCGCCGTACAGCATATAACGCCTGAGTCCTTTGACATATCGAGGCTTCCATTCCGACCGTTTACACTCTTCCTGTGCGCTTATCGAATTCATGCGGGACTCACCTCATTTACGGCAACCTGTTCCGTTCGGCAAGACCAATTCCAACAGTTCCATCATAGTAAACTTTTGGCAAAAACGTCAACCCTAGATAATGTCGAAAATGTACAAAAAAACTCGTATCCCATAAAAGTAACATAAAGGATGTACAACCAGAGCCCCATACTAAAAAAGGCGACCCGGCTATGTATCGATGCCCCGTCATCGCAGCTGTTCCTGCGACGGTCCCGTACGACCGCGTGTCGCCTTTCTCTATGTCGAACTCATCCATTAGGCTGGCTCCTATCCTTCTACTGCTTCATGAGCTGCGCCTTGCGCCGGCTCATCAGAGCGAGTCGCCGCTTCAGCTGCGATTCCCATTGCGTATCCTTCCACTGCTTGGCCAATGCCAGCAGATCGAGCGCATTGTCGATTTGGTTGCGGACCAGCTCGAGCGGATCGTCATTTTCATGATTAATGCAGTTCTCGAACAGCTGACTGTCGTCCGTGGTGACGTAATCCTTGAAGTTCACCTCCTCCACCCCATCGCTTTGAGCATACTCCGCCAAAATTTCGTACTCATTTTCCACGAGAAAATGCACCTCGATACGGTGGCACACCGGACACAGCAACAGGGGAACATTTTGTATGCGAGTGCGGTAATGCTGAAGCGTGCCCTTCGTTCCGATCATGCTTGCTCCACAACAGAAACTCATGTTCTCCCTCCTCGGCAATGAATACAGGGCTTCTGCATACGGCCGTCTCTCCGTCGTCTAGTTAGCTTATTCGATACGGAAGCCGTTAATTCCTTCAACAACAGCGAAGTTCCTCCTAACGTCCCACGTCCATCCCTCACGCCTGTCACGTCTAATCCTGCGCTCTGACGGCATATAGATGTGACATTAACGATCTTCAAGGGGAGGTTCGTCGATGAAGCCTAACATGCTGTTCATTGGTTCGAAGCAGATCGACTATGTCCAGTATGACGAAGCAAGCGGGCAGCTCTATATTCATTACGCAACCGGGCGGACGGATGCCTATTGCTCCGTCTCCCCGCATTGGTATGAACGGCTGCTCCATTCTGAGAATCGCTATGATGATGTCGTTCAGTTGACGGTTCGCTCGCGCTCGGAATCAAGTGATCAAAGAGCCGTGTCTGTCGATAGGGGCAGCAGATCAAATTAGGGCCCTTCATGTATGTATACCTTTTCGCCGCGGGAATGAAACACTGGTTTATCGCTTTTTTAATTTGGAATATTATGGTTTGCAGCCGGATAGTATTAGGGTGTAGTCCGATTTCGTTCGTTGGCACACCCCTATATACCTGAAAGGAGGGCCATCTTATTTCTATCCGCAATGAGCTTATCCATTCACTCCGCGAACGCCCGTCCGCCATTCACCTGATGGTGAAGAACCCGGACACCCTGTTCGCGTACTGGCATATCTCCCCGCGCAGGCGGGCTGCCGCGGAACGGCATTACGACCGTCCCTGGAGCGCGATGACGAAGAACATCCGTCTGTACGCCGCGCCGATTCCTGAACGGCTGCGGTCCGGGAACGGGGATATGCCGCTTCCTTATCACGATTGCCGCGATTCCAGAGTCCAAGGGAATGAAACGGCTTCCGCATATCTTCGTCCTGTGCTGCCCGGAGGAGCCCATGCGGCGGATTTCGGCATTCTGGATGACGACTCCCAATTCGTGCCGCTTGTCCGTTCTTCCATTCTATGCATCCCTATGTCCGCACATGCCTATGCCCATTCGGCCCGGCTCCATTCGGCTTCATCCGGAATCATGCCGCCCAAGTCCGAGGCCGGCTCTCTATTCGAGCAATTTTCCGTATATACGCTATATTCCAAGCATGAAGGAGTCCACGCATGATCACAACTGTTCCGCAATGCAAGCGTACCTTCCCCGCTCATACGGGGCAGATCGCTCTTCTTCTCCATGCCCATCTGCCCTATGTGCGCCATCCGGATCGCAGCGGCACGCTGGAGGAGCGGTGGTACTTCGAAGCCGTGATGGAGACGTATCTTCCGCTGCTGGATCGGTTCAGGCGGCTTGAGCGGGACGGCGTGCCGTTCCGGTTGACGATATCGCTGTCCCCTACCCTGCTCGCCATGATGGACGACCGCCGGCTTCACGAACGGTTCGAAGCGCATCTGGCTCAATCCATCCGCCTCGCTTCCTCCGAGCTCGATCGACTGGCGGCGGAGGGCGCGCTGCGACAAGCCGCTGCCATGTATCTGGAGCGCTGGCGGCGGTACCAAGCGATCTACCAAGATTGGGGAGGGCGTCTTATCGATGGCTTCCGCCATTATATGGAGCGAGGCCATCTGGAGTGCATCACCAGCGCCGCGACCCACGCCTTCCTGCCTTACGTGAAGCAGGAGAAGCTGGTTCACGCCCAGTTGGAGGCCGGGCTGCAGGAGGCGGAGCGCCATCTCGGCCGGCGGCCGGCGGGGCTGTGGCTGCCCGAATGCGCCTATTCGCCCGCCCTGGCGCCGCAGCTGCAGGCCTGCGGTATCCGCTACGTCGCCGTCGCGTACGATACCTGGTCGAAGGCGCACCCGGCTCCGTCCTCCCTGCCATACGCCCCTGTCATGACGACGGGAGGCATCGCGGCATTCGCCGGGGATCCGGAGTCGTCCCGCCAAGTGTGGAGCAGCCGCGAAGGCTATCCCGGAGATGCCGACTACCGGGAATATTACCGGGATATCGGCTTCGACCTCGGCTGGCATGACGAAGCGGAATGGAACTATATCCGCCCTTATCTGCTGGAGGACGGCAGCCGGCTCAATACCGGGCTCAAATATTACCGGATTACCGGAGCGCAGGCGGCGAAGGCCCCATATTGTCCGGAGCAGGCGCTCGCCAAGGCGCAGGAGCATGCGCGGCATTTCCTCGACTGCCGGGAACGGCAGCTCCGGGAGGCCCGGGCTGTCATGGAGCGTCTCCCCGTCGCGGTCTGCCCTTACGATGCGGAGCTGTTCGGACATTGGTGGTACGAAGGGCCGCTCTGGCTCGAAGCGCTCTTCCGGGAGCTGCATGACCGGCAGTCGAGACAGACGAGCGGCCTCGCCTTCGTCACGCTGGAAGAGGCGCTCGCGGAAGCGGAGCTGCCGCCGTCGCCCGAGGCTTCGCTACCGTTCGGGAGCTGGGGCCGCGGAGGGTACGGCGAAGTCTGGCTTCAGGAGCGCAACGACTGGATCTATCCGCTGCTGCATGAAGCGGAGGACCGATTGGTTCAGGCAGCGGAACGGCTGCGCAAGCAGGCCGATCCGCGTCCGGTGCTGGACGGCATGATGAACCGGGCGCTGAAGGAATGGATGCTTGCCGCCAGCAGCGACTGGGCTTTCATTATGGATGCCGGCACCGTGGTGGAGTATGCGGCAGCGCGGACACGGGAGCATCTGCGCCGCTGCCGGATTCTGCTGGACGGCGTCATGGCGGGACAGGAAGAAGCGGAGCTGCTCCGGCAGTGGGAAGCGGACTATCCTTGCTTCCCCGCACTTGATTACCGGACGCTGCTCGGCGGGGATGAAGGGGGGAACGCCCTTGAGCAGCGCTTCATCCGGATGACCGGACCGGCTCCGGCAACCCGGGTGCTGATGCTCGCGTGGGAATTCCCGCCGCTCGTCGTCGGCGGACTGTCGCGCGCCGTCTACGACCTGTCGCGGCATCTCGCGCGCGGGGATTGCGAGGTCCACGTCCTGACCCGCGATGTCCCCGGGTCTCCGGCGTACGAACGGATGGACGGCGTCCATGTGCACCGCGTGGCGATGCTGGCTCCGCTGACCCCTCCCGCCTTCATGGATTGGGTTTTCCAGATGAACGCCGCCCTGAGCGACGGCGCGGATGCGCTCGTGCGGGAAGGCTTGCGCTTCGATTATATGCA contains the following coding sequences:
- a CDS encoding ATP-binding protein; the encoded protein is MEWITANKAEQGSKEGITLVLDPIREPWFRSAQALYSTQMARNKYESVLQQMDSGIVLFDSSGVLSFINVEAAKLLDIPRKALIGCSLRELLFHPLLKQDKRKKILRLYKDTILTRKRYHEFSDRNDRHYLITVTYGDQMDGDFLFSIKDVSDFKRIEQTAYQNDKLAILGKIAAAIAHEIRNPLTSIRGFIQLLRPHLMHLGKEEYARIILAEIDRANDIIFEFLNSSKPSAPMTSEVPISSLLREVVLLTESEALMKGCEIELEEDLHGDMYCVSIDVKQIKQVILNIIRNAIEAIGHVQEVRQGRIRITSEKEGRYVAIRIRDNGIGMEQKTLEHLFDPFFTTKAEGTGLGLSVSYRIIKNHGGIIDVDSKAEEWTEFVIKLPLVTS
- a CDS encoding KTSC domain-containing protein yields the protein MKPNMLFIGSKQIDYVQYDEASGQLYIHYATGRTDAYCSVSPHWYERLLHSENRYDDVVQLTVRSRSESSDQRAVSVDRGSRSN
- a CDS encoding DUF4912 domain-containing protein, which encodes MMVKNPDTLFAYWHISPRRRAAAERHYDRPWSAMTKNIRLYAAPIPERLRSGNGDMPLPYHDCRDSRVQGNETASAYLRPVLPGGAHAADFGILDDDSQFVPLVRSSILCIPMSAHAYAHSARLHSASSGIMPPKSEAGSLFEQFSVYTLYSKHEGVHA
- a CDS encoding 1,4-alpha-glucan branching protein domain-containing protein — encoded protein: MITTVPQCKRTFPAHTGQIALLLHAHLPYVRHPDRSGTLEERWYFEAVMETYLPLLDRFRRLERDGVPFRLTISLSPTLLAMMDDRRLHERFEAHLAQSIRLASSELDRLAAEGALRQAAAMYLERWRRYQAIYQDWGGRLIDGFRHYMERGHLECITSAATHAFLPYVKQEKLVHAQLEAGLQEAERHLGRRPAGLWLPECAYSPALAPQLQACGIRYVAVAYDTWSKAHPAPSSLPYAPVMTTGGIAAFAGDPESSRQVWSSREGYPGDADYREYYRDIGFDLGWHDEAEWNYIRPYLLEDGSRLNTGLKYYRITGAQAAKAPYCPEQALAKAQEHARHFLDCRERQLREARAVMERLPVAVCPYDAELFGHWWYEGPLWLEALFRELHDRQSRQTSGLAFVTLEEALAEAELPPSPEASLPFGSWGRGGYGEVWLQERNDWIYPLLHEAEDRLVQAAERLRKQADPRPVLDGMMNRALKEWMLAASSDWAFIMDAGTVVEYAAARTREHLRRCRILLDGVMAGQEEAELLRQWEADYPCFPALDYRTLLGGDEGGNALEQRFIRMTGPAPATRVLMLAWEFPPLVVGGLSRAVYDLSRHLARGDCEVHVLTRDVPGSPAYERMDGVHVHRVAMLAPLTPPAFMDWVFQMNAALSDGADALVREGLRFDYMHAHDWLVYPAAHDLKETYGWPLISTIHATEYGRNHGRIESGLQRRIHGMEQRLAAESDHVIVCSSAMQDEVERIFALPRSRISMIPNGVAMAEEDGEAPEAPARKMVRTASPPSHEAEAYGPMLFYVGRLVYEKGVHVLIDAMPQIRQAVPGAKLLIAGTGPMKQELAARIEARGLAGQVRLLGFVDDETRDAYIRAARVCVFPSLYEPFGIVALEAMRFGTPVVVSDTGGLAEIIRHGVDGYKALPGHVESLAWHVTDLLLHPERASRMAAEAVRTVRRHYDWRAIAASTREVYEGVSP